Proteins co-encoded in one Arachis stenosperma cultivar V10309 chromosome 7, arast.V10309.gnm1.PFL2, whole genome shotgun sequence genomic window:
- the LOC130941155 gene encoding premnaspirodiene oxygenase-like yields the protein MEHHHFSSLLISSLPFLFSLISIILFISQLLKLLAKKSKATTKKTTPNNNLPPGPWTLPLIGSIHHFVGRSLTHHQLRDLARKHGPLMHLKLGKASIMVVSSPEVAEEVFKTYDTIFAERPKQLIGADILFYGSTDIAMARYGGYWKQLRRISSVELLGPKRVRSFKSIREEEVMNLITWVSANTGSCVNLSKKVVSLTCAITARAIFGGKCKDEEEFVLLLKNLGKIAERLFVVFTLFPSYTWLHLISRVQYEAEKLHKEFDVIVENIIGEKVKRRNGSDKYNEENLLSILLNLVEDHEAFEYPLTMDNVKAIIFDMFVAGVETSSAVIEWTISELMKNPKAMARAQEEVRKAFGAKESSSSSSSSSSLENLTYLKAVIKETMRLHPPFPLLLPRECRETCEINGYTIGAGSTVIVNAWAIGRDPKYWGGEEDAESFRPERFLECSIDYKGSNFEFIPFGAGRRICPGLYFAVSSIEVCVAQLLYYFDWQVPNNGDLDMIEDLGSTARRKNDLILVSIIPSNNNNNM from the exons ATGGAACATCATCACTTCTCCTCATTACTAATCTCTTCCTTaccctttttattttcattaataaGCATCATCCTTTTCATATCACAACTCCTCAAATTGTTAGCTAAGAAATCCAAAGCCACAACCAAGAAAACAACACCGAATAACAACCTTCCCCCGGGGCCATGGACACTACCTTTAATCGGTAGCATACACCATTTCGTTGGAAGATCATTAACCCATCATCAATTAAGAGACCTAGCACGAAAACATGGTCCTCTCATGCACCTTAAGCTCGGCAAAGCATCAATCATGGTGGTTTCTTCTCCAGAAGTTGCCGAAGAAGTGTTTAAAACCTACGACACCATTTTCGCCGAAAGGCCTAAACAATTAATTGGTGCAGATATTTTGTTCTATGGTTCCACGGACATTGCCATGGCAAGATATGGCGGGTATTGGAAGCAATTAAGAAGAATATCTTCGGTGGAACTTCTTGGTCCTAAACGTGTTCGTTCATTCAAATCAATAAGGGAAGAAGAGGTAATGAATTTGATAACATGGGTTTCTGCTAACACTGGATCTTGTGTTAATCTTAGTAAGAAAGTTGTGTCCTTGACGTGTGCAATCACTGCTAGAGCAATTTTTGGAGGAAAGTGTAAGGATGAAGAAGAGTTCGTTTTACTGTTGAAGAATCTTGGAAAAATTGCTGAACGTTTATTTGTTGTGTTTACTCTTTTTCCGTCTTACACGTGGCTTCATCTCATAAGTAGAGTTCAGTATGAAGCAGAAAAATTGCATAAAGAATTTGATGTGATTGTGGAAAACATCATTGGAGAAAAAGTAAAAAGGAGAAATGGAAGTGATAAATATAATGAAGAGAATCTTCTCTCTATTCTCCTAAATCTTGTTGAAGATCATGAAGCCTTTGAGTATCCCTTAACAATGGACAACGTCAAAGCTATTATTTTT GACATGTTTGTTGCCGGAGTTGAAACATCATCTGCAGTCATAGAATGGACGATTTCTGAGCTAATGAAGAATCCAAAAGCAATGGCAAGAGCTCAAGAAGAGGTTAGAAAAGCTTTTGGCGCCAAagaatcatcatcatcatcatcatcatcatcatctctCGAGAATCTAACATATCTAAAAGCAGTTATCAAAGAGACAATGAGATTACACCCTCCATTTCCATTACTCCTTCCAAGAGAATGTAGAGAGACATGTGAGATCAACGGCTACACAATAGGCGCAGGAAGCACAGTGATAGTAAATGCATGGGCAATAGGAAGAGATCCTAAGTATTGGGGAGGCGAAGAAGACGCTGAGAGTTTCCGTCCTGAAAGGTTTCTAGAATGTTCTATTGATTACAAAGGTTCCAATTTTGAGTTCATACCTTTTGGTGCTGGCAGGAGGATATGTCCAGGCTTGTATTTCGCTGTTTCCAGCATTGAAGTTTGTGTTGCACAACTTCTGTATTATTTCGATTGGCAAGTTCCGAATAATGGAGACTTGGATATGATTGAAGATTTGGGAAGCACAGCAAGAAGGAAGAATGATCTTATCTTAGTTTCCATTATTCcatcgaataataataataatatgtaa